The Agrobacterium cucumeris genome has a segment encoding these proteins:
- a CDS encoding efflux RND transporter periplasmic adaptor subunit — MYRCSQLPRLRACLIATSILALTATTALAQEGGEMPPAAVGVIDLKAHAIPVISELPGRVAATRVSEVRARVSGILQERVFEQGALVKEGDVLYRIDPRLFKVRVASAQATLRRAEATRDNAKVQLERQRMLRERNVASGIDYDTAAVNLAQAEADVALQQASLEEAKINLEYTEVRAPITGIIGGALVTEGALVTADGTSSLALIQQINPVYADFTQSAQDLLALRRAVTDGKLASPAPGQASVELVFDGGDVYGGKGKLLFSSANVDSTTGQVTLRAEFPNPNGDLLPGMYVRVRIEQAVRQDAITIPQRSVLRTQDGKAQVYVVEADDIATLRDVQLGQALGQEWVVESGLKEGEKVVVDGVQKVQPDTRVAAESWSAEEHKQSGGVIPANSGNSR; from the coding sequence ATGTACCGCTGCAGCCAACTGCCGCGCCTAAGGGCGTGCCTTATTGCAACCTCTATTCTCGCTCTGACGGCGACGACTGCCCTTGCGCAGGAGGGCGGAGAGATGCCGCCCGCCGCCGTCGGTGTCATCGATCTCAAGGCCCATGCGATCCCGGTTATCAGTGAGCTTCCGGGCCGCGTGGCCGCCACTCGGGTCTCCGAAGTGCGTGCCCGCGTTTCCGGTATCTTGCAGGAGCGCGTTTTCGAACAGGGCGCGCTCGTGAAGGAAGGTGACGTCCTTTATCGGATCGATCCCCGTCTCTTCAAAGTCCGGGTTGCCAGCGCACAGGCAACCCTTCGCCGGGCGGAAGCCACGCGCGACAATGCCAAGGTTCAGCTGGAACGGCAGAGGATGCTGCGTGAACGCAATGTTGCGAGCGGCATCGACTATGACACCGCGGCCGTTAATCTTGCTCAGGCAGAGGCCGATGTAGCGCTCCAGCAGGCTTCTCTCGAGGAAGCAAAGATCAATCTCGAATATACCGAGGTTCGTGCTCCGATCACCGGCATCATCGGCGGCGCGCTCGTCACCGAAGGTGCGCTTGTTACCGCGGATGGTACATCGAGCCTTGCGCTCATTCAGCAGATCAACCCTGTCTATGCCGACTTCACCCAGTCCGCGCAGGATCTTCTGGCGCTACGCCGCGCCGTTACCGACGGCAAGCTGGCAAGCCCCGCTCCCGGGCAGGCAAGCGTAGAACTGGTTTTTGATGGCGGTGATGTCTACGGCGGGAAAGGCAAGCTGCTGTTTTCCAGCGCCAACGTGGATTCCACGACCGGTCAGGTGACATTGCGCGCCGAGTTTCCCAACCCGAATGGCGATCTCTTGCCCGGCATGTATGTGCGCGTGCGCATCGAGCAGGCCGTCCGTCAGGACGCAATCACCATTCCTCAGCGTTCCGTGCTGAGAACCCAGGACGGCAAGGCACAGGTCTACGTTGTCGAGGCTGACGACATTGCAACGCTGCGGGATGTCCAGCTTGGACAGGCGCTTGGCCAGGAATGGGTGGTCGAGAGCGGCCTAAAGGAGGGCGAGAAAGTCGTGGTCGACGGTGTGCAGAAGGTTCAGCCGGACACCAGGGTCGCCGCCGAATCCTGGTCGGCGGAAGAACACAAGCAATCTGGCGGCGTAATTCCCGCCAACTCGGGAAATTCAAGGTAA
- the oppB gene encoding oligopeptide ABC transporter permease OppB, giving the protein MISFILRRLASAVPTLFIVVTISFFLMRFAPGGPFNLERPLPPQTMENLMRTYHLDEPLWRQYLIYLGNAVTGDFGPSYVYKDNTVAQLIGKGLPYSLELGSYALLLALVGGVLAGTLAALRQNSAFDFSIMSISTVGVTVPNFVVAPVLTLVFAVILGLLPAGSWGDGSLRYLILPMIALALPQLAVIARLTRGAMIEALRMDHIRTAKAYGLPARNVVVFHAMRAAMLPVVSYLAPCAAALLTGSAVIETIFTIPGVGRYFVLGAINRDYTLVMGTVVLVAIFVILFNLVVDILYGLLDPRVRHD; this is encoded by the coding sequence ATGATCTCGTTTATCCTGCGCCGTTTGGCGAGTGCGGTGCCGACGTTGTTTATCGTCGTCACGATTTCGTTTTTCCTGATGCGTTTCGCACCGGGTGGTCCGTTCAATCTTGAACGTCCCCTGCCGCCGCAGACGATGGAAAACCTGATGAGAACCTATCATCTGGATGAACCATTGTGGCGCCAGTATCTCATCTATCTCGGCAATGCCGTCACCGGCGATTTTGGCCCGAGCTACGTCTACAAGGACAATACCGTCGCTCAATTGATCGGCAAAGGTCTGCCTTATTCGCTGGAACTCGGCAGCTATGCTCTTTTGCTGGCGCTGGTAGGCGGCGTTCTTGCCGGCACTCTGGCCGCACTCAGACAGAATAGTGCCTTCGATTTTTCGATCATGTCGATTTCGACGGTTGGCGTTACCGTGCCGAACTTCGTCGTGGCGCCCGTTCTCACTCTTGTCTTTGCCGTCATACTCGGGCTTCTGCCCGCCGGCAGCTGGGGCGACGGATCGCTGCGATATCTCATCCTTCCGATGATCGCGCTTGCTTTGCCGCAGCTCGCGGTCATCGCGCGCCTGACACGCGGCGCAATGATCGAGGCTTTGCGGATGGACCACATTCGCACCGCCAAGGCTTATGGCCTTCCGGCGCGCAACGTGGTGGTATTCCACGCCATGCGTGCGGCGATGCTTCCGGTCGTTTCCTATCTGGCTCCGTGCGCCGCGGCGCTGTTGACGGGTTCGGCGGTCATCGAGACGATCTTCACTATTCCGGGTGTCGGCCGCTACTTCGTTCTCGGCGCGATCAATCGTGACTATACCTTGGTGATGGGAACCGTCGTTCTCGTCGCCATTTTTGTCATCCTGTTCAATCTCGTGGTCGATATTCTCTACGGCCTGCTCGATCCGAGGGTCAGACATGACTGA
- a CDS encoding ABC transporter ATP-binding protein, with protein sequence MNTTSETILTVRNLKVDFTTPDGTVSAVKGIDLDVKQGETLAVVGESGSGKSQTMMGIMGLLASNGIIEGSAKYRGRELIGLPVNELNNIRGAKITMIFQEPMTSLDPLYRIGAQIAEPIIHHRGGSKKEARARVLELLKLVGIPEPERRIDSYPHELSGGQRQRAMIAMALANEPDILIADEPTTALDVTIQAQILDLLKSLQKRFGMAVVLITHDLGVVRHFADRVAVMRRGEIVESGTTEDIFDRPQADYTRMLLDAEPSGHKSPVGKEAPVVLSGRNVTVDYKIPGGFLSKSSKFRAVDDVNLSLRQGQTIGIVGESGSGKSTLGRALLRLAHSKGRIFFGETEISDLDRKAMRPLRRHLQLVFQDPYGSLSPRQTVGEIITEGLFVHEQRLSRAERDKRAIEALKEVGLDPATRNRYPHEFSGGQRQRIAIARAIILKPDVVILDEPTSALDRSVQGQVIDLLRDLQKTHSLSYIFISHDLSVIKAISDYVIVMKNGTIVEEGETDDIFNRPAAEYTETLIKSAFSAELAP encoded by the coding sequence ATGAATACGACATCTGAAACCATCCTCACCGTCCGCAATCTCAAAGTTGACTTCACGACGCCTGACGGCACGGTGAGTGCCGTCAAGGGCATCGATCTCGACGTCAAACAGGGGGAAACGCTTGCCGTCGTCGGAGAATCCGGTTCCGGCAAAAGCCAGACCATGATGGGCATCATGGGACTGCTTGCATCCAACGGCATTATCGAGGGTTCGGCAAAATATCGTGGACGCGAGTTGATCGGCCTGCCGGTCAACGAGCTCAACAATATCCGGGGTGCGAAAATCACCATGATTTTCCAGGAACCGATGACTTCGCTCGATCCTCTCTACAGGATCGGCGCGCAAATCGCCGAACCGATCATTCACCACAGGGGTGGCAGCAAAAAGGAGGCGCGTGCCCGCGTTCTCGAACTCCTGAAGCTCGTGGGAATTCCTGAGCCGGAGCGGCGCATAGACAGCTACCCGCATGAACTTTCCGGCGGTCAGCGCCAGCGCGCCATGATTGCCATGGCTCTCGCAAACGAGCCGGACATCTTGATTGCGGATGAACCGACCACGGCGCTCGACGTGACGATCCAGGCACAGATCCTCGACCTTCTGAAGTCATTGCAGAAACGCTTCGGCATGGCCGTCGTCCTGATCACGCATGATCTCGGCGTTGTCCGCCATTTTGCCGATCGCGTCGCGGTTATGCGCCGCGGGGAAATCGTCGAATCCGGCACGACGGAAGATATCTTCGATCGCCCGCAGGCTGACTACACCAGGATGCTTCTCGATGCAGAACCCAGCGGGCACAAGTCGCCAGTCGGCAAAGAGGCGCCTGTCGTTCTCTCCGGGCGGAACGTGACGGTCGATTATAAAATTCCGGGTGGTTTCCTGTCGAAGTCGAGCAAGTTTCGGGCTGTCGACGACGTCAATCTCAGCCTTCGCCAGGGACAAACCATCGGCATCGTCGGTGAGTCCGGATCAGGCAAATCCACCCTCGGTCGCGCGCTTCTACGCCTTGCCCATTCCAAGGGCCGCATTTTCTTTGGCGAGACGGAAATCAGTGACCTTGACCGAAAGGCCATGCGGCCATTGCGGCGGCATTTGCAGCTTGTGTTTCAGGATCCCTATGGTTCGCTTTCGCCAAGACAGACGGTCGGAGAGATAATCACTGAAGGTCTGTTCGTGCATGAGCAACGCTTGAGCCGTGCGGAGCGGGACAAAAGGGCTATCGAAGCACTGAAAGAAGTCGGTCTCGATCCAGCCACCCGCAACCGCTACCCGCACGAGTTTTCAGGCGGGCAACGCCAGCGTATCGCAATTGCCCGTGCGATCATCCTCAAGCCGGATGTCGTCATTCTCGATGAACCTACCTCTGCGCTGGACCGGTCCGTTCAAGGACAGGTTATCGACCTGCTACGTGATTTGCAGAAGACGCACAGCCTTTCCTACATCTTCATCAGCCACGATCTCTCTGTCATCAAGGCCATTTCGGACTACGTCATTGTCATGAAAAACGGGACGATCGTGGAAGAGGGAGAAACCGACGACATATTCAACAGGCCAGCCGCTGAATATACCGAAACACTCATCAAATCGGCGTTTTCGGCGGAACTGGCACCCTAG
- a CDS encoding MFS transporter: MSSANRWLILSAVMMAFLPVVLDLTILHIAVPSLTIALGASGTEVLWIIDIYALVMAGLLVPMGTLADRMGYRRMLLTGLVVFGIASAAAAFSTSPAMLIGSRAILGVGASMIMPCVLAIIRTTFEDDGERARALGLWSVVGMAGAAIGPLVGGILLEHFWWGSVFLVNLPVLAVVIALVWFLVPKKVGTGLGAWNIGQAALLVAGLVLTVYGIKTGMKGGINGTVAASLSSGIILLGWFGRLQVSSRNPMLDLSLFLKPAIAAGMLMAFVASGALAGFELVLAQELQYVLGMSPLDAGLFMLPLVIAAAVGGPLGGNLANRFGLRPIATLSMTGAAAALFGLASIDLIASQPITAALLAMLGICLGIGLLASSIAIMGSAPADKAGAAGALEGTGYELGGGIGITFFGVLVNSIYFSAVSRSFSPAADAGGSIGEAMTAAARLGGDEAEAIRTAARSAFTQAHGSVLIITGTMIAVLAAAVFVALRDVKRGGYVSH, from the coding sequence ATGTCCTCCGCCAATCGTTGGCTTATTCTCTCTGCCGTCATGATGGCCTTTCTGCCCGTCGTGCTCGACCTCACCATTCTCCATATTGCGGTGCCTTCACTGACAATCGCACTTGGTGCTTCCGGTACCGAGGTGCTCTGGATCATCGATATCTATGCGCTTGTCATGGCCGGCCTGCTGGTGCCGATGGGAACGCTTGCAGACCGCATGGGCTACCGGCGGATGCTTTTGACCGGACTTGTCGTGTTCGGCATAGCATCGGCTGCGGCCGCTTTCTCGACCTCGCCCGCGATGCTGATCGGTTCCCGTGCCATCCTTGGCGTTGGCGCTTCGATGATCATGCCCTGTGTCCTTGCCATCATTCGCACGACATTCGAGGATGATGGCGAGCGGGCACGGGCACTCGGTTTGTGGAGTGTGGTCGGCATGGCGGGCGCCGCCATCGGTCCGCTTGTCGGGGGCATCCTGCTCGAGCACTTCTGGTGGGGATCGGTCTTCCTCGTCAATCTTCCGGTGTTGGCTGTCGTCATCGCCCTTGTCTGGTTCCTTGTTCCGAAGAAGGTTGGTACCGGTCTCGGGGCCTGGAACATCGGGCAGGCGGCATTGCTGGTCGCGGGTCTGGTTCTGACCGTTTACGGCATCAAGACCGGGATGAAAGGCGGCATCAACGGTACGGTCGCGGCATCACTGTCTTCGGGTATAATTCTGCTCGGCTGGTTTGGCAGGCTGCAGGTCTCGTCGCGCAATCCGATGCTCGACCTGTCGCTCTTCCTCAAACCAGCGATTGCTGCCGGCATGCTGATGGCGTTCGTCGCCTCCGGCGCATTGGCAGGATTTGAGCTGGTGCTTGCGCAGGAACTCCAGTACGTGCTCGGCATGTCCCCGCTCGATGCCGGCCTGTTCATGCTGCCACTGGTCATCGCGGCCGCCGTGGGTGGCCCACTCGGTGGCAATCTGGCGAACCGCTTCGGCCTTCGGCCGATCGCAACGCTGTCGATGACGGGAGCCGCCGCGGCGCTGTTCGGTCTTGCATCCATCGATCTGATCGCTTCGCAGCCGATAACCGCAGCGCTTCTGGCGATGCTTGGTATTTGCCTCGGCATCGGTCTTTTGGCATCGTCCATCGCCATCATGGGAAGCGCGCCAGCCGATAAGGCAGGTGCTGCAGGTGCATTGGAAGGTACTGGCTACGAACTCGGCGGCGGCATCGGGATCACCTTCTTCGGAGTACTTGTGAACTCAATCTATTTCTCCGCAGTTTCACGCTCGTTTTCCCCAGCAGCCGACGCAGGCGGATCCATCGGTGAAGCGATGACGGCGGCGGCGCGGTTGGGTGGAGATGAAGCTGAGGCAATACGGACAGCGGCGCGCAGCGCCTTCACTCAGGCGCATGGATCGGTTCTGATTATTACGGGCACGATGATTGCCGTGCTGGCAGCGGCCGTATTCGTCGCGCTTCGCGACGTGAAGCGCGGAGGCTATGTCTCTCATTGA
- a CDS encoding TetR/AcrR family transcriptional regulator: MGRIRRIQKDDILDAAERVVLKLGAAGLSIDAVAQEAGVSKSTVVYDHKSKSALLEALIDRRISQELERQAKSVEDAADTPHPELFGRIKLAERVVDDTERAVAMAISASLSSEEKLQQQMRDWTLADLKAMGEGARPEAALMAYLTLSGFYFTELFGFHQWSEDDQARILEGVRTIYTSYPEK, from the coding sequence GTGGGTCGTATTCGCAGGATTCAGAAAGATGACATCTTGGATGCCGCCGAGCGCGTGGTATTGAAGCTCGGCGCCGCCGGGCTTTCAATCGATGCCGTCGCCCAGGAGGCGGGTGTCAGCAAGTCGACAGTCGTTTACGATCACAAGTCGAAGAGCGCATTGCTTGAGGCTCTGATCGACCGCCGTATATCGCAGGAACTGGAGCGGCAGGCAAAATCAGTCGAAGATGCTGCCGATACCCCTCATCCCGAGCTTTTCGGGCGGATCAAGCTTGCCGAACGTGTCGTGGATGATACCGAACGCGCGGTTGCCATGGCGATCAGCGCCTCCCTTTCGTCCGAGGAGAAGCTCCAGCAGCAGATGCGTGACTGGACGTTGGCAGACCTCAAGGCCATGGGCGAGGGTGCCCGTCCCGAAGCGGCGCTGATGGCTTATCTTACCCTTTCGGGCTTCTATTTTACCGAACTTTTCGGCTTCCACCAGTGGAGCGAGGATGATCAAGCCAGAATTCTCGAAGGTGTACGAACGATCTACACATCCTATCCCGAGAAGTAA
- a CDS encoding efflux RND transporter permease subunit, translating into MAQFFISRPILAWVFALFISIAGIIALPFLPIAQYPKVAPPQLTISTSYPGASPQEIYQGVTRLIEEELNGVANMMYFESTSDTSGAVSINATFEAGTNIDQASVNVQNAIRRVESRLPSAVTSQGVNVEEAASGFLMMITLTSTDGRMDEVALGDYLNRNVLGEIRRIDGVGRAQMFAAQRAMRVWIDPDKMVGLNLTAADINAAITAQNAQVAAGQIGAAPNPVSQDLTATVLVQGQLSDPRAFGEIILRANPDGSAVLLKDVARIELGAENYNFTSRLNGQPSAAVGIQLSSTGNAVATSNAVKAKMDELSQFFPKGVEYATPYDTSPFVSASIEKVLSTLIEAVVLVFVVMFVFLQNFRYTVIPTLVVPVALLGTCAIMFATGFSINVLTMFAMVLAIGILVDDAIVVVENVERIMAEEGLSPKAATRKAMGQITGAILGITLVLACVFIPMAFFPGSTGIIYRQFSLTMVVSIGFSAFLALSLTPALCATFLKPIAKGHHDKKGLAGWFNRNFDGLTNRYVKVTNGMAKRAGRMMVIYLALVVGLGYLFINLPSAFVPAEDQGTLLVDIQGPPEASANRTQASVRQIEEILKAESGVKDVIAIQGFSFSGSGANAALMFVTLKDWSERDAENSAQAIADRVNMSLFGLKDATSFALSPPAIEGFGATGGFAFRLQDRNGVGQAALSAAGAELMQKAGQSPVLTGMRVEGLPDAAQVLLVIDREKANTFGVTFSDINNTITANLGSSYINDFPNAGRMQRVIVQAKDQSRLQVEDLLKLNVRNASGGMVPLSSFAIAQWQKGSPQIVGYNGYPTIRISGEPAPGNSSGAAIAEMERLAGEMPEGIGFEWTGQSLEEIKSGSQAPFLFGISLLFVFLLLAGLYESWSIPFSVMLVVPLGVIGCVLAVMLAGMPNDIYFKVGLIAIIGLSAKNAILIIEFAKDNYAEGKPLLESAIEAAKLRFRPIIMTSLAFTLGVVPLAIASGASAASQNAIGTAVLGGMISATILGVFFVPAFFVFVLKLFRTKRPEADDAAASSEIMPGTHGSRT; encoded by the coding sequence ATGGCACAGTTCTTTATCAGCAGGCCGATCCTTGCCTGGGTCTTCGCCCTGTTCATTTCCATAGCGGGCATCATCGCCTTGCCCTTTCTGCCGATTGCGCAATACCCCAAGGTTGCGCCGCCGCAGCTCACCATTTCCACCTCCTATCCCGGCGCTTCCCCGCAGGAAATCTATCAGGGTGTGACGCGCCTGATCGAGGAGGAGCTGAACGGCGTCGCCAACATGATGTATTTCGAATCGACGTCGGACACATCAGGCGCCGTCAGCATCAACGCCACCTTCGAGGCTGGCACCAACATCGATCAGGCATCGGTCAACGTACAGAACGCCATCCGGCGCGTGGAGTCCCGTCTTCCGTCTGCGGTCACTTCGCAGGGTGTAAACGTCGAAGAAGCCGCATCGGGCTTCCTGATGATGATCACGCTGACCTCCACCGATGGTCGCATGGACGAAGTCGCACTTGGCGATTATCTAAACCGAAACGTTCTTGGTGAAATTCGCCGTATTGACGGCGTCGGTCGCGCCCAGATGTTCGCGGCCCAGCGCGCCATGCGCGTCTGGATCGACCCGGACAAGATGGTCGGCCTGAACCTGACGGCGGCAGACATCAATGCCGCCATCACCGCCCAGAACGCCCAGGTGGCCGCCGGCCAGATCGGCGCTGCCCCAAACCCTGTCTCGCAGGATCTGACCGCCACGGTTCTTGTACAGGGCCAGTTGTCTGATCCCAGGGCGTTCGGCGAGATCATTCTCCGCGCAAACCCCGATGGTAGCGCGGTGCTTCTGAAGGATGTAGCCAGGATCGAACTTGGCGCGGAGAACTACAACTTTACCAGCCGCCTGAACGGGCAACCGAGTGCTGCGGTCGGTATTCAGCTTTCCTCGACGGGCAACGCGGTGGCGACTTCGAACGCCGTCAAGGCGAAGATGGACGAGCTGTCGCAATTCTTCCCCAAAGGGGTTGAATACGCCACGCCATACGACACCAGCCCATTCGTGTCGGCCTCCATCGAGAAGGTGCTGAGCACGTTGATCGAAGCCGTCGTGCTCGTCTTCGTCGTGATGTTCGTGTTCCTGCAGAATTTCCGTTACACCGTCATCCCGACCCTGGTCGTGCCCGTTGCGCTGTTGGGCACATGCGCCATCATGTTCGCGACCGGGTTCTCCATCAACGTGCTGACCATGTTCGCCATGGTCCTCGCCATCGGCATTCTCGTCGACGACGCTATCGTCGTAGTGGAGAACGTCGAACGCATCATGGCTGAGGAGGGCCTCTCACCCAAGGCCGCAACCCGCAAGGCGATGGGGCAGATTACCGGCGCGATCCTCGGGATCACCCTTGTACTCGCATGCGTATTCATCCCGATGGCTTTCTTTCCGGGTTCGACCGGCATCATCTATCGGCAATTTTCGCTGACGATGGTCGTGTCGATCGGCTTCTCCGCTTTTCTGGCGCTGTCGCTTACCCCGGCGCTCTGCGCCACTTTCCTCAAGCCAATTGCCAAGGGGCATCACGACAAAAAGGGGTTGGCAGGCTGGTTCAACCGCAATTTCGACGGGCTGACAAACCGCTACGTCAAGGTGACCAACGGCATGGCAAAGCGCGCCGGCCGGATGATGGTGATCTACCTCGCCCTCGTCGTTGGTCTTGGCTACCTGTTCATCAATCTCCCCTCGGCATTCGTGCCCGCGGAAGACCAGGGAACATTGCTGGTCGACATTCAGGGACCACCGGAAGCCAGCGCCAATCGCACGCAGGCGTCGGTCAGGCAGATCGAAGAAATCCTGAAAGCAGAGTCCGGCGTCAAGGATGTCATTGCGATCCAGGGCTTTAGCTTTTCCGGTAGCGGCGCCAACGCCGCGCTGATGTTCGTCACTCTCAAGGACTGGAGTGAACGCGATGCGGAAAACTCGGCGCAAGCCATTGCAGACCGCGTGAACATGTCGCTGTTCGGCCTTAAGGATGCGACCAGCTTTGCGCTTTCCCCTCCGGCTATCGAAGGTTTCGGTGCGACGGGCGGTTTCGCATTCCGCCTTCAGGACCGCAACGGTGTCGGCCAGGCCGCCCTGTCTGCTGCGGGAGCCGAATTGATGCAAAAGGCCGGGCAAAGTCCGGTGCTGACCGGCATGCGTGTGGAAGGTCTTCCGGATGCGGCGCAGGTTCTGCTGGTGATCGACCGCGAAAAAGCGAACACATTTGGTGTGACCTTCTCCGACATCAACAACACGATCACCGCTAACCTCGGATCGTCCTATATCAACGACTTTCCGAATGCCGGCCGCATGCAGCGCGTCATCGTGCAGGCCAAGGACCAGAGCCGTCTTCAGGTCGAGGATTTACTCAAGCTGAACGTCCGCAATGCCAGCGGCGGCATGGTTCCGCTGTCGTCCTTTGCAATTGCACAGTGGCAGAAAGGTTCACCGCAGATCGTTGGTTACAATGGCTATCCGACGATACGCATCTCGGGTGAACCTGCTCCCGGCAACTCGTCCGGCGCGGCCATCGCCGAGATGGAACGTCTGGCGGGCGAAATGCCTGAAGGCATCGGATTTGAGTGGACAGGTCAGTCGTTGGAAGAAATCAAGTCCGGTTCGCAGGCGCCCTTCCTGTTCGGCATCAGCCTTCTCTTCGTGTTCCTGCTTCTTGCAGGTCTTTACGAAAGCTGGTCGATCCCGTTCTCGGTCATGCTCGTGGTGCCGCTCGGTGTCATCGGTTGTGTACTTGCGGTCATGCTTGCCGGAATGCCGAATGATATCTATTTCAAGGTGGGCCTGATCGCGATCATCGGCCTGTCGGCAAAGAACGCGATCCTGATCATCGAATTTGCCAAGGATAATTACGCTGAGGGCAAGCCGTTGCTGGAATCAGCGATCGAGGCCGCAAAACTTCGCTTCCGCCCGATCATCATGACCTCGCTTGCATTCACGCTCGGTGTCGTACCATTGGCAATCGCCTCCGGTGCCAGTGCCGCCAGCCAGAACGCCATCGGCACCGCCGTTCTTGGTGGCATGATTTCGGCGACAATCCTAGGTGTGTTCTTCGTCCCGGCCTTCTTCGTCTTCGTGCTGAAACTGTTCAGGACGAAGCGGCCGGAGGCGGACGATGCAGCCGCGAGTTCCGAGATTATGCCAGGCACGCATGGTTCGCGCACATAA
- a CDS encoding ABC transporter permease — protein sequence MTDIPGNIAPQPLVKSRSLFQLAALRFKRNKAAMAGSVMLLLITLFSFIGPHFLTHTYDQVFSSYVSVPPSLEPRPDVNNLQDVMEGVANRARVELKEFSVEGQTFTATVTSSSPIDPRTTRYFDRANEFENTKVVATEDEGRTLKLEGDVNREYFFFGTDSNGRDMLARVMLGGQISIAVGVLASLVSLGIGVLYGATAGYIGGRVDNVMMRFVEILYSLPFVFLVVVLVVFFGRSFILIFLVIGAVEWLDMARIVRGQTLALKRREFVGAAQALGLSDWQIIRRHIIPNTIGPVVVFVTVVVPKVILLESFLSFLGLGVQAPLTSWGALISEGANNIQSAPWLLIFPAIFFVLTLFSLNFVGDGLRDALDPKDR from the coding sequence ATGACTGATATCCCCGGCAATATTGCCCCTCAACCATTGGTAAAAAGCCGAAGCCTGTTCCAGCTGGCAGCCCTGCGTTTCAAACGAAACAAAGCCGCCATGGCAGGCTCCGTCATGCTGCTGCTGATCACGCTTTTCTCGTTCATCGGTCCGCATTTCCTCACGCACACCTATGATCAGGTGTTTTCGTCCTATGTCTCCGTCCCGCCGAGCCTTGAGCCACGCCCGGATGTGAACAACCTGCAGGACGTGATGGAGGGCGTTGCCAACCGGGCGCGCGTCGAGCTGAAGGAATTTTCAGTCGAAGGGCAGACCTTCACGGCAACCGTCACCTCCAGCAGCCCGATTGACCCGCGCACCACACGCTATTTCGACCGCGCCAACGAATTCGAAAACACAAAGGTCGTCGCCACCGAAGATGAGGGCCGAACGCTGAAGCTGGAAGGCGACGTCAACCGCGAGTACTTCTTCTTCGGCACCGATTCCAACGGTCGCGACATGCTGGCGCGCGTGATGCTGGGTGGGCAAATCTCGATCGCCGTCGGCGTTCTGGCCAGCCTCGTTTCACTCGGGATCGGCGTGCTTTACGGCGCAACCGCGGGGTATATCGGTGGGCGTGTCGACAATGTGATGATGCGTTTCGTCGAAATCCTCTATTCGCTGCCCTTCGTCTTTCTGGTGGTCGTCCTGGTGGTGTTTTTCGGCCGCAGCTTCATCCTGATCTTCCTGGTCATCGGTGCCGTGGAATGGCTGGATATGGCGCGTATCGTTCGTGGCCAGACGCTTGCCCTGAAGCGGCGGGAATTTGTGGGCGCCGCACAGGCCTTGGGTTTGAGCGACTGGCAGATCATCCGCCGCCATATCATTCCCAATACGATCGGGCCCGTCGTCGTGTTCGTAACGGTCGTCGTACCCAAGGTCATTCTTCTGGAAAGCTTCCTCTCTTTCCTCGGCCTTGGCGTGCAGGCGCCTCTTACGAGCTGGGGCGCGCTGATTTCCGAAGGCGCCAACAATATCCAATCAGCCCCGTGGCTCCTGATATTCCCGGCGATCTTCTTCGTGCTGACCCTGTTTTCGCTGAATTTCGTGGGTGACGGGTTGCGTGATGCACTCGATCCCAAGGATCGTTGA
- a CDS encoding ribonuclease H family protein, whose amino-acid sequence MTAPLTIYTDGSYDPVEVSGSWAFVVLETGQQLHAARGTEIGLTNNSFEIMAVMNALLWLDAHAPGRTTVLWTDSAHVVEGCHRHRKIWRTNGWKRINPNSRARKRQIPDEALWRSVDSLLLRNPNVDIEWCKGHSGIAGNDFADALARNLIA is encoded by the coding sequence ATGACTGCGCCACTCACAATCTACACGGACGGCTCGTACGACCCCGTTGAAGTGTCGGGAAGCTGGGCATTCGTCGTGCTGGAGACGGGGCAGCAGCTCCATGCTGCGCGTGGGACGGAAATCGGACTTACAAATAATTCTTTTGAAATAATGGCAGTCATGAACGCACTTTTATGGCTGGATGCTCACGCTCCAGGCCGGACAACCGTCCTTTGGACCGACTCCGCTCATGTCGTCGAGGGTTGCCATCGCCATCGCAAAATCTGGCGGACCAACGGTTGGAAACGCATCAACCCCAATTCGCGAGCTCGGAAACGACAAATACCGGATGAAGCTCTTTGGCGGAGTGTGGATAGCTTGCTCCTTCGCAATCCGAACGTGGACATAGAGTGGTGCAAGGGACATTCCGGTATAGCGGGAAATGATTTCGCGGATGCTTTGGCTCGTAACCTCATAGCTTAA